A section of the Sedimentisphaera cyanobacteriorum genome encodes:
- a CDS encoding phosphoribosyl-ATP diphosphatase, producing the protein MKRFEELFEELKGKIASQDENSGTVKEYNKGKHFIGKKVIEEAGEVWMAAEYEGKEKTAEEISQLLYHAQVMMIASGLELEDVYRYL; encoded by the coding sequence ATGAAAAGATTTGAAGAATTATTTGAAGAGCTCAAGGGCAAGATTGCCTCTCAGGATGAAAATTCCGGAACTGTAAAAGAATACAACAAGGGCAAACACTTCATCGGAAAGAAGGTAATCGAAGAGGCCGGCGAGGTCTGGATGGCGGCTGAATACGAAGGCAAAGAGAAAACTGCTGAGGAGATCTCTCAGCTGCTGTATCATGCGCAGGTTATGATGATAGCCTCGGGGCTTGAGCTTGAAGACGTTTACCGATACCTTTAG
- the hisG gene encoding ATP phosphoribosyltransferase — protein sequence MLKIAVPNKGSLSEVSLDLIKKAGYSCKRSGKELSVVDKKNEIEFIYLRPRDIAIYVSKGILELGITGRDLAIDSKSDVCELLGLGIGRSRFFYAAPKELDITPEDLQGKRIATSYPNVVLHDLAKRGISAEVVELDGAIEISIRLGVADAIADVVESGRTLTAAGLKTIGESIMESEAAVVAKDEKILENSHVRTFIDRLRGIIVAREYAIIEYDVPEDKLEKACEITPGIESPTVSPLSRQGWMAVKAMLPRKKINPSIDQLAELGAKGIIVTQIQTCRI from the coding sequence ATGCTTAAAATAGCAGTGCCGAATAAGGGATCGCTCTCTGAAGTTTCGCTGGATCTAATAAAAAAAGCTGGCTACAGCTGCAAACGCAGCGGGAAAGAGCTTTCAGTAGTTGACAAGAAAAACGAGATCGAATTTATATATCTGCGGCCTCGGGATATTGCAATATACGTAAGCAAGGGAATCCTTGAACTCGGAATAACAGGACGGGATCTTGCGATAGACAGCAAATCTGATGTCTGCGAGCTTCTCGGGCTCGGGATAGGCAGGAGCAGGTTTTTCTATGCCGCACCTAAGGAGCTGGATATAACCCCCGAAGACCTTCAAGGGAAAAGGATCGCAACCTCTTATCCAAATGTTGTTCTGCACGACTTGGCAAAACGCGGGATCAGTGCTGAGGTTGTGGAGCTGGACGGGGCAATTGAAATTTCAATCCGCCTTGGCGTTGCCGATGCGATAGCGGATGTTGTGGAATCCGGCAGAACGCTAACGGCAGCAGGTCTCAAAACAATCGGCGAGTCGATAATGGAATCAGAGGCGGCAGTTGTTGCAAAGGATGAGAAGATTCTCGAAAACAGCCATGTTAGGACATTTATCGACAGGCTCCGCGGGATTATCGTTGCAAGAGAATATGCGATAATTGAGTATGACGTCCCTGAAGACAAGCTCGAAAAGGCTTGCGAGATCACTCCCGGGATTGAATCGCCTACGGTATCCCCGCTAAGCAGGCAGGGCTGGATGGCTGTTAAAGCGATGCTTCCCCGCAAGAAGATCAACCCGTCGATCGATCAGCTCGCAGAGCTGGGGGCGAAGGGAATAATCGTTACACAAATCCAAACATGCAGGATTTAA
- a CDS encoding cryptochrome/photolyase family protein produces the protein MANARIIFPNQLFEAIERGTDLYVLVEDFEFFRKFRFHKKKLIFHRASMKFYEDYLKSKGFRTLYLESADSDSLGKILASRGTSHVEACEVNSFELQSRIESDLTDKDIALSFVSNPSFIQTKQQVQEELAGGRKYSMTSFYIRRRKQTGILLDSEGKAEGGKWSWDPENRKKLPKGCKLPEISFPKKNRFVQEAEEYVNENFPDNPGETENFFYPVTFEQTRNWLSDFIENRLHLFGPYEDAISKNELIIYHSLISPLLNAGLITPEKILSLLPEYSPNQQGMPISSLEGFIRQIIGWREFMRGIYLIEGSRQKKSNFWGLKQELPPCFYSGTTGIPPFDDSVRKVQKNAYCHHIERLMVLGNFMLLCGTVPLEVYRWFMEMFIDAYEWVMVPNVFGMSQYSDGGLITTKPYISSSNYIRKMRDYPRGQWCEIWDGLYWRFVSRNKAVFENNPRMKIMAKLLDSQSEEKFRKHIKTAEDFLNSIF, from the coding sequence TTGGCGAATGCAAGGATAATATTTCCCAATCAGCTTTTCGAAGCGATCGAGAGAGGCACAGACCTGTATGTGCTGGTTGAAGACTTCGAGTTTTTCAGGAAATTCCGGTTTCATAAAAAGAAGCTCATCTTCCACAGGGCTTCAATGAAGTTCTATGAGGATTACCTCAAATCCAAAGGCTTCAGAACGCTTTACCTTGAATCGGCGGATTCAGATTCGCTGGGTAAAATTCTTGCCTCAAGAGGGACAAGCCATGTCGAGGCCTGCGAGGTAAACAGCTTTGAACTTCAGAGCAGGATTGAATCTGACCTGACCGATAAAGATATAGCGCTTTCTTTCGTTTCTAATCCGTCTTTCATCCAGACAAAGCAGCAGGTGCAGGAGGAATTAGCCGGCGGAAGAAAATACTCCATGACAAGCTTCTATATCCGGCGAAGGAAACAAACAGGCATACTTCTGGACTCAGAAGGCAAAGCAGAAGGCGGGAAATGGAGCTGGGATCCAGAAAACAGAAAAAAGCTTCCCAAAGGCTGCAAACTGCCTGAAATCAGCTTCCCGAAAAAGAACCGATTTGTCCAAGAAGCGGAAGAATACGTAAACGAAAATTTTCCGGACAATCCAGGCGAAACCGAAAACTTTTTCTACCCTGTTACTTTTGAGCAAACCCGAAACTGGCTTTCGGATTTTATTGAAAACAGGCTGCACCTTTTCGGCCCTTACGAAGACGCTATTTCCAAAAACGAGCTCATTATTTATCACTCGCTTATCTCACCTCTTTTGAACGCAGGACTAATCACACCCGAGAAAATTCTAAGCCTTCTGCCTGAATACAGCCCCAATCAGCAGGGCATGCCTATAAGCAGCCTTGAAGGGTTTATCCGGCAGATAATCGGCTGGCGGGAATTTATGCGAGGCATATACCTCATCGAAGGCAGCAGGCAGAAAAAATCCAACTTCTGGGGGCTTAAGCAGGAACTGCCGCCCTGCTTCTACAGCGGCACCACCGGCATCCCGCCTTTTGACGACAGCGTGCGGAAGGTACAGAAAAACGCCTACTGCCATCATATCGAGAGGCTTATGGTACTCGGGAACTTTATGCTCCTTTGCGGAACAGTTCCGCTGGAGGTTTACAGGTGGTTTATGGAGATGTTTATCGATGCCTACGAATGGGTGATGGTTCCGAATGTGTTCGGGATGAGCCAGTATTCAGACGGCGGGCTGATAACAACAAAGCCTTACATCAGCTCATCGAACTATATCCGAAAAATGAGAGACTACCCGCGCGGGCAGTGGTGCGAGATTTGGGACGGGCTGTACTGGCGGTTTGTAAGCAGAAACAAAGCGGTATTCGAGAACAATCCGAGGATGAAGATAATGGCAAAACTGCTTGATTCACAAAGCGAAGAAAAGTTCAGGAAGCATATAAAAACAGCAGAAGATTTCCTGAATTCGATTTTTTGA
- a CDS encoding toprim domain-containing protein — protein sequence MPDREKMQRVSRKTPCPICGKPDWCLIAPDKTAVICQRVQEGSVKRCGDAGWLHILIERGSNYKRPNKYSSRISIDFGKEKDFSSLAGLYKQQLTKEKLQQLTKQLKISTESLTKLNIGWDGKAYTFPMSNAKGRIIGIRRRFPNGSKASLNGSKTGLFIPDDLLCGGLCLVCEGTTDTAAALDLGFNAIGRPNCNSLIKMTASAVKDYEEIVIVADNDTAGKTGAEKLADYLAVRCQKVKVIYPPEGIKDLRQWLGKGLTQTILKQIIEKTKTTTVQIKAKE from the coding sequence ATGCCGGATAGAGAGAAAATGCAACGTGTAAGCAGAAAAACCCCCTGCCCTATATGCGGTAAACCGGACTGGTGCTTAATTGCGCCGGATAAAACAGCGGTGATATGCCAAAGGGTTCAGGAAGGCTCGGTTAAGCGATGCGGGGATGCAGGCTGGCTGCATATACTGATTGAAAGAGGCTCAAACTATAAAAGGCCGAATAAATACAGTAGTAGAATCTCTATTGATTTCGGCAAAGAAAAAGACTTCAGCAGTCTTGCAGGACTGTATAAACAACAGCTCACCAAAGAAAAACTGCAACAGCTAACAAAGCAGTTAAAGATTTCAACAGAGAGCTTAACAAAACTTAACATCGGCTGGGATGGCAAAGCCTATACGTTTCCTATGTCGAACGCTAAAGGCAGGATAATCGGTATCAGGCGAAGGTTTCCGAACGGTTCTAAAGCGTCCCTAAATGGCAGTAAAACGGGCTTATTTATTCCCGATGACTTATTGTGTGGCGGTCTTTGTCTGGTTTGTGAGGGAACAACAGATACGGCAGCGGCTCTTGATTTGGGCTTTAATGCTATAGGCAGGCCGAATTGTAATTCTCTAATCAAAATGACGGCTTCAGCGGTTAAGGACTATGAGGAAATTGTCATCGTGGCGGATAACGACACAGCAGGTAAAACCGGCGCTGAAAAATTAGCTGATTACTTGGCTGTCCGCTGTCAGAAGGTAAAAGTTATCTATCCGCCGGAAGGGATAAAAGACCTGCGCCAATGGCTCGGCAAAGGACTTACGCAAACTATCCTAAAACAGATTATCGAAAAGACTAAAACCACTACGGTTCAGATAAAAGCAAAGGAATAG
- a CDS encoding helicase-related protein, with protein MAKKLPVIIDNRSGNTVLQALQKLLPNLQKMDIATGVFEVGSLLHLEGLWQELDKIRIMMGNETTKTTKKVIIEGLLKTSDESIEQEKQRDDALTGLAAVREAISNKQIVLKTYSKAKFHAKSYLMESKEVSPVDFAIVGSSNFTRPGLTENLELNLFSTDQAHIEGLRSWYDQVWKEGEDVSPEIINVIAPHLKEYAPFTAYAKALYEFFAGREKSQDEWELTESVLYSRLSQYQKDGYHQALQIADRWGGSLVCDGVGLGKTFIGLMILERCLHEDQRILLIVPKSAEESVWRANIQRYLKPHYAIELNERLRIERHTSFGREGLINEDWLNYYRKRSDVIIMDEAHHFRNPRTNRGQLFMDLAADKKLYMLTATPINNSLDDLYHLINYFAQGKKDHFSSIRIQNLRGHFLDAEKRMEKKHPETEVAEIAEDEDFLRTDDLLRNVLIQRSRKYVKKSEGIDGDGPLFPQRQKPRVVHYSLKSVYESLYGEIKEAFDKKNPFLSLAIYNTSAYHKDPDKQTAEYQKLVVGLIRTLLLKRLESSFKAFEASVEDLLAKMAQFLKYFSPGLFQAWETKNTRWWKLAQSHIVERLELNEKDTENEEEDDIPEFAQDFDPDQHDMDKLMADVEEDMELLTNFLSKIYRRFYIKGKEGEAEDPEKDSKLQNLLALFSDEPLLNNQKAIIFTEFRNTARYLKDQLTKAGLENVEQVDSGRNVTNREMVIKRFAPYYNCGLADSPDLLGQTELSKCLDDPIDILISTDVLSEGLNLQDASLIINYDLHWNPVRLMQRIGRVDRRLNPDIEEMLDRPPELKHKVYFWNFLPPKELEDLLHLKKKLDGKILRINKTLGIEGALLTPDDPDMAMKLFNERYEGKETIEELMRLEKQRIEAENPQIWQSLEKLPKRLFSGKKAGAGFGAIVNRRGEEIDRLEPNTKPGLFACYRMPPIIGKAAEYLEEVTQEKYDPEKHPQGEVKWYFRDDETGKISEVLEETWTAVRCAKDTARTVEQGVTKLAPARKDIEKHIKNTYLKDIQAPIGAKPTLISWMEIS; from the coding sequence ATGGCAAAGAAATTACCGGTCATAATAGACAATCGCAGCGGCAACACCGTATTACAGGCACTTCAAAAACTTCTGCCTAATCTTCAGAAAATGGATATTGCTACTGGTGTTTTTGAGGTAGGCTCACTTTTGCATTTGGAGGGCCTATGGCAAGAGTTAGATAAAATCCGCATTATGATGGGAAATGAGACTACGAAAACCACTAAAAAAGTAATTATCGAAGGTCTTTTGAAAACCTCTGATGAGAGTATTGAGCAGGAAAAGCAACGTGATGATGCTCTAACAGGACTTGCAGCTGTCCGGGAAGCTATTTCAAATAAACAAATTGTCCTGAAAACCTATTCCAAAGCCAAATTTCACGCCAAATCATACTTAATGGAATCCAAAGAGGTCAGCCCTGTCGATTTTGCTATTGTCGGCAGCTCAAATTTTACTCGACCGGGGTTAACGGAAAACCTTGAGCTTAACCTCTTTAGTACTGACCAAGCCCATATTGAGGGTCTGAGGAGCTGGTATGATCAAGTTTGGAAAGAAGGTGAGGATGTCAGTCCTGAGATTATTAACGTAATTGCCCCACACCTGAAAGAATACGCTCCATTCACGGCTTATGCTAAAGCTCTCTATGAATTTTTCGCTGGCCGTGAAAAAAGTCAAGATGAATGGGAACTTACCGAGTCGGTATTGTATTCCAGGCTTTCCCAATACCAAAAGGACGGCTATCATCAGGCGCTTCAGATAGCGGACAGATGGGGAGGTTCACTTGTTTGTGACGGTGTTGGTCTCGGAAAAACATTTATAGGTTTGATGATATTGGAGCGATGTCTTCACGAAGATCAAAGAATACTCTTGATTGTTCCAAAATCCGCAGAAGAAAGTGTTTGGCGAGCTAACATACAGCGGTATTTAAAACCACATTATGCGATAGAATTAAATGAGCGACTCAGAATAGAAAGACATACAAGTTTTGGTCGTGAAGGACTGATTAATGAGGACTGGCTTAACTATTACCGCAAACGTTCAGATGTAATCATCATGGATGAAGCCCACCATTTCCGCAATCCTCGAACTAACCGCGGGCAGCTATTTATGGATTTAGCTGCTGATAAGAAGCTCTATATGCTCACGGCAACACCGATCAATAATTCTCTCGATGATTTATACCACTTGATTAATTATTTCGCGCAGGGCAAAAAAGACCACTTCTCCAGCATTCGTATTCAAAACCTTAGAGGCCATTTTCTTGACGCTGAGAAGCGGATGGAGAAAAAACATCCCGAAACAGAAGTTGCTGAAATAGCTGAGGATGAAGATTTTCTCCGTACTGATGACTTACTGCGTAACGTCTTAATTCAGCGAAGCCGTAAATACGTTAAAAAATCAGAAGGTATTGATGGTGATGGGCCATTATTTCCTCAAAGACAAAAACCAAGGGTTGTTCATTATTCGCTGAAAAGCGTTTATGAAAGTTTATATGGCGAAATCAAAGAGGCGTTCGACAAGAAAAATCCATTCCTGTCTTTGGCAATATATAACACCTCAGCCTATCACAAAGACCCCGACAAACAGACAGCTGAGTACCAAAAGCTGGTAGTTGGCCTCATTCGAACATTATTGCTTAAACGGCTTGAAAGCTCATTCAAAGCTTTCGAGGCCAGCGTTGAAGATTTACTGGCCAAAATGGCACAATTCTTAAAATACTTTTCGCCCGGGCTATTCCAGGCATGGGAAACTAAAAATACGCGGTGGTGGAAACTTGCCCAGAGCCATATAGTCGAAAGGCTTGAACTTAATGAAAAAGACACAGAAAACGAAGAAGAAGACGACATTCCTGAATTTGCTCAGGACTTCGATCCTGACCAGCACGATATGGATAAGCTGATGGCTGATGTTGAAGAGGATATGGAACTGCTAACCAACTTCCTCAGTAAAATCTACAGACGTTTTTATATAAAAGGTAAAGAAGGCGAAGCCGAAGACCCGGAGAAAGACAGCAAGCTTCAAAACCTGCTTGCACTGTTCTCCGATGAGCCGCTGCTGAATAATCAAAAGGCCATCATATTCACTGAATTTAGAAATACTGCCCGATACCTGAAAGACCAGCTTACAAAAGCCGGCCTTGAAAATGTCGAGCAGGTTGACAGCGGCAGAAATGTAACAAATCGCGAAATGGTAATCAAACGCTTCGCTCCTTACTATAACTGCGGCTTAGCTGATTCTCCTGATTTGCTTGGCCAGACCGAGCTTTCAAAATGCCTGGATGATCCAATCGACATTCTCATTTCAACAGATGTTCTCTCTGAAGGCTTGAACCTCCAGGATGCCAGTCTAATTATCAATTATGACCTGCATTGGAATCCGGTTCGGCTGATGCAGCGTATAGGCCGTGTTGACAGGCGGCTTAATCCGGATATAGAAGAAATGCTTGATAGGCCCCCGGAGCTAAAACATAAAGTGTATTTCTGGAATTTTCTGCCGCCAAAGGAGCTTGAAGACTTACTGCACCTAAAGAAAAAACTGGATGGCAAGATATTGCGAATAAATAAAACGCTCGGTATCGAAGGTGCGCTGCTTACACCGGATGACCCCGATATGGCAATGAAACTTTTCAACGAGCGTTATGAAGGCAAAGAAACTATAGAAGAGCTGATGCGGCTGGAAAAACAGCGAATCGAAGCAGAAAACCCACAAATCTGGCAATCGCTCGAAAAACTCCCCAAACGCCTGTTCAGCGGCAAGAAAGCTGGTGCCGGTTTTGGTGCTATTGTCAATCGCAGAGGTGAGGAAATCGACCGCCTTGAACCGAATACCAAGCCCGGTTTATTTGCCTGCTACCGTATGCCGCCTATTATTGGAAAAGCGGCTGAGTATCTCGAAGAAGTCACCCAAGAAAAATACGACCCCGAAAAACACCCGCAGGGCGAGGTGAAATGGTATTTCCGGGACGACGAAACCGGTAAAATCAGCGAGGTACTGGAAGAAACCTGGACGGCTGTCAGATGTGCTAAAGATACCGCCCGCACTGTTGAGCAGGGAGTAACCAAACTTGCCCCTGCCCGAAAAGATATAGAAAAACACATTAAAAATACCTACCTGAAAGACATACAGGCCCCGATAGGAGCAAAGCCGACTTTAATCTCATGGATGGAGATAAGCTGA
- a CDS encoding helix-turn-helix transcriptional regulator, whose product MKTQEIGQKLLTAKAVSEMLSLSKRQIFRLNCCGKMPAPIRIGGSVRWANSTIQSWIDMGCPDRQTFEAMQQTGGEK is encoded by the coding sequence ATGAAGACGCAAGAAATAGGACAAAAATTACTCACGGCCAAAGCAGTTAGCGAAATGCTGTCCTTGTCAAAAAGACAAATCTTTCGCCTCAACTGCTGCGGAAAAATGCCAGCGCCGATACGTATCGGCGGTTCGGTTCGCTGGGCAAACTCGACAATCCAAAGCTGGATAGATATGGGCTGTCCCGACCGGCAGACGTTTGAAGCAATGCAGCAGACAGGGGGTGAAAAATGA
- a CDS encoding GIY-YIG nuclease family protein, which yields MYYVYVLVSEVDGQFYTGATGDLKKRVKEHNEGKVTSTEKRGPLHLVYYEACLDKRDAFRREKYLKTGMGKRYLRNRLRDTLEKL from the coding sequence ATGTATTATGTTTACGTATTAGTCAGTGAAGTTGATGGGCAGTTCTATACGGGAGCTACAGGAGACTTGAAAAAGCGTGTAAAAGAACACAATGAAGGCAAAGTGACTTCGACAGAGAAGAGAGGACCTCTTCATCTGGTTTACTATGAAGCTTGTCTCGACAAACGGGATGCTTTCAGAAGAGAGAAGTACCTGAAAACAGGTATGGGCAAACGTTATTTGAGAAACAGATTACGGGATACGTTGGAAAAACTCTAA
- a CDS encoding type ISP restriction/modification enzyme gives MTPLDIDRIRQVDDFESLVVFLRDELEWPLQAEDIEDLSFDYEPEELGISDEVAVKINYIKQLRPLADNQPWGIFYIDFEPKKLPVVVLRRVLQKLVIKKRSTSQKSNMPGWQMNDLLFINSFGQQDQREITFAHFRQEDDNQLPTLKVIGWDGQDTPLHLDRCQNELGHLRFDPDTDAETWRTNWSTAFTTTHRHTISTSKKLAQELAELAKIVRVNAEHILKYETEGGRFKKAMAKFKTALIHDLTEEDFADMYAQTIAYGLLYTAIRSHVSGEANAVSTERVQQLVLPTNPFLKEVMEGFFNIGARKWDSEKEMITGIEFDELGINEIISTLKDERTDFDAILRDFGNKNPNEDPVIHFYELFLKEYDALKRKSRGVYYTPQPVVSFIVRSVDQVLKRDFKLPLGLADTTTWGQMHKNNPDIKIPDGVSEDDFFVQILDPALGTGTFLVETIDLIHKTMIETWQDKGKNEEEIKQLWNQYVPDCLLPRLYGFELMMAPYAIAHMKIGIKLFETGYQNFQQDNQRVRVYLTNTLEEPVDTTEYLATLDPAMAEETRQANEVKKKDSITVVIGNPPYSGLSFNMNSWIDGLLKGQIPNGPKVRSYYEVDGQPLGERKLWLQDDYVKFIRYSQFRLDNTGIGVMGLITNHAYLDNPTFRGMRQALLESFDILNFVDLHGNAKKTEVPPEGLANENVFDIQQGVGVCLLRNTQKTDQSHVSYASFWGSRENKYTLSLKNTTYTVDCDRLSPNSPYYFFVPRDEDNRDEYENCYKINDIMAVNVTGIVTARDEFVIDFDSKILLKRIDEFRSKELSDDEIRKKYFTSKGSSKYLAGDTRSWKIADVRKKVTADNDWNRRVKRILYRPFDMREIYYVDWMVDWPRPEVMHHMLAGENLGLITVRQVAEGIFNHAFVSRNIIESRITISNKGIGFLLPLYLYPVEGELNFSKGDWPAGKEGRTPNLDKKFVDEFAENLGLGFVSDGKGDIKKTFGPEDIFSYIYAIFHSPTYRSRYAEFLKIDFPRVPITADTDMFRQLVGLGGELTALHLMESDKLNNHITTFPVSGNNAVSKVGETKKKLKDVKDGKGKLFINTTQYFDGLPEAVWNFHIGGYQVCYKWLYDRKKAGRKLSAEDIEHYHRIVVALGETIKIMKQIDEVIDAHGGWPIK, from the coding sequence ATGACCCCGCTGGATATAGATAGAATAAGACAGGTTGATGATTTTGAATCGCTTGTTGTGTTTTTACGAGATGAGCTTGAATGGCCGCTGCAAGCAGAAGATATTGAAGACCTTTCATTTGATTATGAACCCGAAGAACTCGGCATATCAGATGAAGTCGCCGTCAAGATAAACTATATAAAACAGCTTCGGCCATTGGCAGATAATCAGCCGTGGGGCATTTTTTATATCGACTTTGAACCGAAAAAGCTGCCTGTGGTGGTGCTTCGCAGAGTACTTCAAAAACTGGTAATCAAAAAGCGTTCAACCTCACAGAAATCAAACATGCCCGGTTGGCAGATGAATGACTTGCTTTTCATCAATTCTTTTGGCCAGCAGGACCAAAGGGAAATCACTTTTGCTCATTTCAGGCAGGAAGATGATAATCAACTTCCGACATTGAAAGTTATTGGCTGGGATGGACAGGATACTCCGCTTCATCTTGACCGCTGCCAAAATGAATTGGGCCACCTAAGATTTGATCCTGACACCGATGCCGAAACATGGCGAACAAACTGGTCGACGGCGTTCACAACTACACACAGACATACTATCAGCACTTCTAAGAAGTTGGCACAGGAACTTGCCGAATTGGCGAAAATAGTGCGAGTGAACGCAGAACACATCCTCAAATATGAAACCGAGGGCGGGCGATTCAAAAAAGCAATGGCAAAATTCAAAACCGCCCTGATTCACGATCTGACCGAAGAAGATTTTGCCGATATGTACGCTCAGACCATCGCTTACGGCCTGCTTTATACCGCTATCCGCAGTCACGTCTCCGGCGAAGCGAACGCGGTTTCCACTGAACGCGTCCAGCAGCTTGTCCTGCCAACTAATCCATTTCTAAAAGAAGTGATGGAGGGCTTTTTCAATATCGGTGCTCGTAAATGGGATTCTGAAAAGGAGATGATAACCGGCATTGAGTTTGATGAACTGGGTATCAATGAAATCATCAGCACCTTAAAGGACGAGAGAACAGATTTCGATGCTATCCTGCGGGACTTCGGCAACAAAAACCCAAACGAAGACCCCGTTATTCACTTCTATGAGCTTTTTCTCAAAGAATACGATGCCCTTAAGCGAAAATCCAGAGGTGTCTATTATACCCCTCAGCCGGTTGTATCTTTTATTGTCAGAAGTGTTGACCAAGTCTTAAAACGTGATTTTAAACTGCCGCTCGGCCTTGCCGATACTACAACCTGGGGACAGATGCACAAAAATAATCCTGATATTAAGATTCCTGACGGGGTAAGTGAGGATGATTTCTTCGTGCAGATTCTCGACCCTGCTTTAGGGACCGGTACTTTCCTTGTCGAGACAATAGATTTAATTCACAAGACAATGATCGAAACCTGGCAAGACAAGGGTAAAAATGAAGAAGAAATCAAACAGCTATGGAATCAATATGTACCGGATTGCCTGCTGCCGCGTCTTTACGGTTTTGAACTTATGATGGCTCCGTATGCCATTGCCCATATGAAAATCGGAATCAAACTCTTTGAAACCGGCTATCAGAATTTTCAGCAGGATAACCAACGCGTCCGTGTTTATCTTACCAATACGCTCGAAGAACCTGTCGATACCACCGAATATCTTGCCACCCTTGACCCTGCTATGGCTGAAGAAACCCGTCAGGCAAATGAAGTTAAAAAGAAAGACTCAATCACGGTAGTTATTGGAAACCCCCCATACTCCGGTTTATCGTTTAATATGAATTCGTGGATAGACGGTTTACTAAAGGGTCAAATCCCTAACGGTCCCAAAGTTCGCAGTTATTATGAAGTTGATGGTCAGCCTTTGGGCGAAAGAAAACTTTGGCTTCAGGATGATTATGTTAAATTCATTCGTTATAGCCAATTTCGTTTAGATAATACTGGCATTGGAGTTATGGGCCTGATTACCAACCACGCCTATCTTGATAATCCAACATTTAGAGGTATGAGACAGGCATTGCTGGAAAGTTTTGACATTCTGAATTTCGTAGATTTACACGGTAACGCCAAGAAAACAGAAGTGCCTCCAGAAGGTTTAGCTAATGAAAATGTCTTTGATATTCAACAGGGTGTAGGTGTTTGCCTACTAAGAAATACTCAAAAAACAGATCAATCACACGTTTCTTATGCAAGCTTTTGGGGAAGCCGTGAAAACAAATACACCCTTTCTCTGAAGAATACAACTTATACCGTAGATTGTGATAGGCTATCACCTAATTCTCCATACTATTTCTTTGTTCCCAGAGATGAAGACAATCGTGATGAATATGAAAATTGCTATAAGATTAACGATATTATGGCAGTTAATGTTACCGGAATTGTTACCGCAAGAGATGAGTTTGTAATCGATTTTGACAGCAAGATATTATTAAAGAGAATTGACGAATTTCGCAGTAAAGAACTCAGTGACGATGAAATACGCAAGAAATACTTTACAAGTAAAGGTTCATCAAAATATTTGGCGGGAGATACGCGAAGCTGGAAAATTGCTGATGTTCGAAAAAAAGTGACCGCCGACAATGACTGGAACAGAAGAGTAAAAAGAATACTTTATCGACCTTTTGATATGCGAGAAATATATTATGTTGACTGGATGGTCGATTGGCCTCGTCCTGAAGTTATGCACCATATGCTTGCTGGGGAAAATCTGGGATTGATAACTGTAAGGCAAGTCGCGGAGGGGATATTTAACCATGCTTTTGTGTCCCGCAATATTATTGAAAGTAGAATCACCATAAGTAATAAAGGTATTGGTTTTCTACTCCCTCTTTATCTTTATCCTGTTGAGGGTGAGTTGAATTTCTCCAAAGGTGATTGGCCGGCAGGCAAAGAGGGTAGGACGCCAAATTTAGATAAAAAGTTTGTCGATGAGTTTGCCGAGAACCTTGGTCTTGGATTTGTCTCTGACGGCAAAGGTGATATTAAAAAGACTTTCGGCCCGGAAGACATTTTCAGTTATATTTACGCGATTTTCCACAGCCCCACTTATCGCAGCAGATATGCCGAATTTCTCAAAATTGATTTCCCACGTGTACCGATTACCGCAGATACTGATATGTTCAGGCAGCTTGTCGGGCTTGGCGGAGAACTGACAGCCTTGCATCTTATGGAATCAGACAAACTCAATAACCATATAACCACATTCCCCGTTTCCGGTAATAACGCTGTATCCAAAGTCGGCGAAACTAAAAAGAAGCTCAAAGATGTCAAGGACGGTAAAGGCAAACTGTTCATCAATACAACACAATATTTTGATGGATTGCCGGAGGCAGTCTGGAACTTCCACATCGGAGGCTATCAGGTATGCTACAAATGGCTATACGACCGCAAAAAAGCAGGCAGAAAATTATCTGCTGAAGATATAGAGCATTATCATAGAATCGTTGTAGCATTAGGTGAAACCATAAAAATCATGAAACAGATTGATGAGGTAATCGACGCCCACGGTGGTTGGCCGATAAAATAA